The Prosthecomicrobium sp. N25 nucleotide sequence TGGTCGGGCGAGGCCTCCAGGGTCGGCATCGGGATTCAGACCTTCATGATGTCCTGCTCCTTGACCGACAGCATCTTGTCGATCTCGGCGATGGTCTCGTCGGTCTGCTTCTGGACGCGGTCCGCGAAGCGGGCCTCCTCGTCCTCGGGCATGCCGTCCTTGGCCGCCTTCTTCAGGCTGTCCATGCCGTCGCGTCGCACGTGCCGGACGGCCACGCGCGCCTGCTCGGCATATTTGTGGGCGACCTTGACGAGCTCCTTGCGACGCTCGGCGTTGAGTTCGGGGATCGGGATGCGCATGGTCGCGCCCTCGACGATCGGATTGAGGCCCAGGTTGGCCTCGCGGATCGCCTTGTCGACCGCGCTGACCATGCCGCGGTCCCACACCGAGACCACCAGCATGCGCGATTCCGGCACCGAAACGGAGGCGACCTGGTTCAGCGTCATGCGCGAGCCGTAGGCCTCGACGGTGATCGGCTCGAGGAGGTTCGTCGAGGCCCGGCCCGTTCGCAGGCCCGCCAGCTCGTCCTTGAACACGTGCACGGCTTGCGACATGCGGTGCTTGATGTCGTCCATGTCGAACTTGTGCGCTGCCATGGGAATCACCTCAAGTTTGCGGCCGGTTCTCGTGGCCGAGCCGGCCTTGTCATTGTGGCGAGGTTCGGGCCCGCTCAGCCGGCCACCACGGTGGCCCTGCCCCGCCCGGAGAGAACGTCGATCAGCGCCCCGGGCTCCCGGATCGAGAAGACGATTATCGGAATCGCATTGTCCCGGGCAAGTGCGAATGCCGCCGTGTCGAGGACCTTGAGGTCCCGCGCGATCGCCTCCTCGAAGCGGAGCGCCTCGTAGCGGCGCGCAGACGGGTCCTTCTTGGGGTCGGCGGTGTAGATCCCATCCACATTCGTCGCCTTCAGGATGGCGTCGCAGCCCATCTCGGCGGCGCGTAGCGCGGCGGTCGTGTCCGTGGTGAAGAAGGGGCAGCCCGTGCCGCCTGGGAAGAGCACCATCCGGTCCTCGGCGAGCCGCGCCCGGGCGTCCCGCTGGGTGAAGGTGTCGCAGACGCTCGGCACCGGCATGCCGGAAAGCGCCGCGGCCCTGATCCCGCGCGCCGCCAGCGCCTCGCGCATCGCCAGCGCGTTCATCACGGTCGCCAGCATGCCCATGTGGTCGCCGGTGACCCGGTCGGTCCCCTGCTGCTGCAGCCAGGCGCCGCGGAAGAGATTGCCGCCGCCGATCACCACGCCGATCTCGGCCCCGAGCGCGTGCGCGGCGACGAGATCGTCGGCGATGCGCCCGACCACGTCCGGGTCGATGCCCATCGCCTGGCTGCCCGCGAGCGCCTCGCCGGAAAGCTTCACCAGGACGCGTTTCCAGCGAAGGTCGGCCATGGCTGTCTCCTCGGTCACGGGCGGTCGGGGGCGTGCATACAGGAGCGGCGCCGGGATGTCATCCCGGCGCCGCTCACATTCAAACCTCGTAGAAAATCACTTCGTTCCGGCCGCGGCGGCCACTTCAGCCGCGAAGTCGGACTCGGTCTTGGCGATGCCCTCGCCGATGACGTAGCGCACGAAGGCGGTCACCTTGATGGGCGCGCCGACGTCCTTCTCGGCGGCCTTCAGGGCGGCCTCGACGGTGAGGTCCGGGTTCACCACGAAGTGCTGCTTGAGGAGCGTGACCTCCTCGTAGAACTTGCGGATACGCCCTTCGACCATCTTCTCGACCACCGCCGCGGGCTTGCCCGACTGGGCGGCCTGCTCGGCGAAGATGGCGCGCTCGCGCTCCACGATGGCCGGGTCGACCTCTTCGGTCAGGACCGCGACCGGGGTCGGGTCGTGCGCCGCGATGTGCATCGCGACCTGCCGGCCGAGGCCGTTCAGCATCGCCTTGTCGCCGGTCGACTCCAGGCCGACGATGACGCCGATCTTGCCGAGGCCGTCCGCCACCGCGTTGTGGACGTAGTGGGCAACCACGCCGTCGCTCACCTGCAGGTAGGCGGTGCGGCGCAGCTGCATGTTCTCGCCGATGGTGGCGACCGCGTCGGTCAGCCGCTCCGCGACGGTCTTGCCGCTGCCCGGATAGGGGAGGCCCGAGAGCGTCTCGACGTTGCCGCCGGCATCGAGGCCGAGGGCCGCGATCGTGGCGACCAGGGTCTGGAACTGCTCGTTGCGCGCGACGAAGTCGGTCTCGGAGTTGACCTCGACCAGGGCCGCGCGGGTGCCGCCCGCGCCGACGCCGATGAGGCCCTCCGCGGCCGTGCGGCCGGACTTCTTGGCGGCCTTGGACAGGCCCTTCTTGCGCAGCCAGTCGACCGCGGCCTCCATGTCGCCGCCGGTCTCGGTCAGCGCGGCCTTGCAGTCCATCATGCCCGCGCCGGTCTGGTCGCGGAGCTCCTTCACCTGGGAAGCCGAAATCGTCATGGGTCGTCTCTCGGTCATGTCGCGTCCGCGCCCGGGGGCCACGGTGCGATCCTGGAAGTGTCTCTGGCGCCGGCGGTCCGCGCCCCGCTCCCAAGCGAACGGGGCGGCCGCGGCGCTCGCGCGCCGGCCGCCTCCGATCAGTGGAGCCCCGCCGTGACGGGACCGTGACGGTCCCCGCCGGCTGGGTCGGGCAATCGCGGAACCGTCCGTCGCCGAACGGCGGAGGGCCCGGGAACTCCCGGACCCGGCGCGCAATCAGGCCGCGGCGTCCTCGGCCGAAACCGCCGGCTCTTCCGGCGGGGCTTCGGAGGCGCCGACGTCGACGCCGAGGTCGCCCTGGGCGCGGCCGATGCCGTCGATCGCCGCACGGGCGATCAGGTCGCAGTAGAGCGCGATGGCGCGGCCGGCGTCGTCGTTGCCGGGGATCGGGAAGGCGATGCCGTCCGGATCGCAGTTGGAATCCAGGATCGCCGCGACCGGAATGCCGAGGCGCTTGGCCTCCTGGATCGCGATGGCCTCGCGGTTCGTGTCGATCACGAAGATGAGGTCCGGCAGGCCGCCCATGTCCTTGATGCCGCCGAGCGCCTTCTCGAGCTTCTCGCGCTCGCGGTCGAGAGTCAGGCGCTCCTTCTTGGTGAGGCCGGTGACCTCGGCGCCGAGCATCTCCTCGAGCTTGCGCAGGCGCTGGATCGACTGCGAGATCGTCTTCCAGTTGGTCAGCATGCCGCCGAGCCAGCGGCTGTTGACGAAGTACTGGGCCGACCGGCGCGCCGAATCCGCGACCGCTTCCTGGGCCTGGCGCTTGGTGCCGACGATCAGCACGCGGCCGCCGCGGGCGACGGTGTCCGAGATCGACTTCAGCGCCTGGTGCAGCATCGGCACCGTCTGGGCAAGGTCGATGATGTGGATGTTGTTGCGGACGCCGAAGATGAACGGCGCCATCTTCGGGTTCCAGCGGTGCTTCTGATGGCCGAAGTGGACGCCGGCCTCGAGCAGCTGGCGCATGGTGTAGTCGGGCAGCGACATGCCTGCCGTCTCCTTCTTTCCGGTTCGTGCCTCCGCGGGGCGTATCGCGTTCCCTGCCCGCCCCTCGTCGGAACGCGCAGAAAACACCGGAAGGCCGGCCGCACCGGGGAACCGTCCCCGATCGTCCGCCCGACCCCGCGTGTGGAATGGCGCGGGTTATAGGGGCGCGGCGGCGGGAATGCAAGCGGAGCCGCCGTCTTTCGCCGGTTTCGGGCCCGGCCCGAGGGACCTGCCGGAAACATGGACTTGCCCGGCGGCTCGCCCTCGACTATCAGACCGCCCCTTTGCCGCAGCGCCGGGAGTGCGACATGGCCGACATGCAGGGCGCCCTCGGGGTGGACTTCGGCACCACCAACACGGTCCTCGCCGCCGCCGGCCCGGACGGCCCGACCGTACTCCCGTTCGACACCGGCGAGGGCCCGCTGACCGCGTTCCGGTCGGTCCTGTGCTTCTGGCAGGCGATGATCGAGGGCCGCGCCGAGCGGCGGGTCGAGACCGGGCCCTGGGCCCTCGACCGCTACGTGGCGGACCCGCACGATTGCCGCTTTCTGCAGAGTTTCAAGAGCTTCGCGGCGAGCCGCTCCTTCACGGACACGATGGTGTACGGCCGGCGGCTCACCTTCGAGGCCCTGCTCGCAACCTTCCTGGAGAGCCTCGCCGGCCACTACGGCGGCCGGATCCCGACCGGGGCCCGCGTCGTGGTCGGCCGGCCCGTCACCTTCGTGGGCGGCGCCCCCGACGAGGCGCTGGCGCTGGCGCGCTACGAGGCGGGCTTCCAGGCGGCGGGCTTCGACGAGATCCACTTCGTCTACGAGCCGGTCGCGGCCGCCTATTTCTTCGCCGAGCGCCTGGCGGCCGACGCGACCGTGCTGGTCGCCGACTTCGGCGGCGGCACCAGCGACTTCTCGGTCCTGCGCTTCGAGCGGCGCGGCGGCCGCCTCCACGCCGCCCCGCTCGGCGCCGCCGGCGTCGGCATCGCGGGCGACAGCTTCGACAGCCGCATCGTCGAGCATCTGGTCGGCCCGCGCATCGGCCGCGGCTCCGCCTACCGCTCCTTCGGCAAGGTGCTGCCGCTCCCGGTCCACTACTTCGCGGACTTCGCCCAGTGGCACACCCTGTCGCTTCTCAAGTCGCCCGCGACCTTACGCGAGCTGAGGGAACTCGCCCGCACGGCGACCGACCCGGAGGCCCTGGAGCGCTTCCTGACGCTCATCGAGGAGGATCTCGGCTACGCCCTCTACCGGGCGGTGGCGCGCACCAAGCTCGCGTTGTCCGACGCCGACCGCGCGACCTTCGACTTCGCCGCGGAAGGCATCGCGATCCGGGCCGAGGTCCGCCGCGCCGACTTCGAGGCCTGGATCGCCGGCGACCTCGCCCGGATCGCCGCCGCCGTCGACGCGGCCCTCGACCGGGCCGGCACGCCGGCCGCCGCCATCGACCGCGTGTTCCTGACCGGCGGCACCTCCTACGTGCCCGCCGTCCGCCGGCTCTTCGCCGAGCGCTTCGGGACGGAGCGGATGGAGTCCGGCAACGAATTCGATTCGATCGCCGCCGGCCTCGCCCTCATCGCCCGCGAGCCGGATCTCGAGGCCTGGACGGCCCCGCGCCCGGCCTGACGCCTCACTTGGCGTCCTTGGCCACCTGCATCTTCACGATCACGTCGGGATTGGCGACCGTGCCGTTCTGCGCCTTCTCGCCCTTCTTGATCTTGTCGACGAACTCCATGCCCTGCACGACCTCGCCGAACACGGTGTACTGGCCGTTCAGCCAGCTCGAATCCGCGAAGGTGATGAAGAACTGCGAGTTGGCGCTGTTCGGGCTCTGCGACCGCGCCATGCCGAGCACCCCGCGCTTGAACGGGGTCGGGGTGAACTCGGCGTTGAGCGCCGGCAGGGTCGAGCCGCCGGTGCCGTCGCCCTTCGGGTCGCCGGTCTGGGCCATGAAGCCGTCGATCACCCGGTGGAACTTCAGGCCGTCGTAGAAGCCCTGCCGGGTCAGGGTCTTGATCCGCTCCACGTGCTTCGGCGCGAGGTCCGGCCGGAGCTTGATGACGACGCGGCCGTCCTTCAGGTCCAGGTAGAGGGTGTTCTCCGGGTCGGTCGCCCCTTGCGCGGACGCAGGCACGAGGCCGGCGAGCCCGATCGGGGCGGCGAGGAGGGCGGCGAGGAGGGTCCGGCGCAGCATGGTCGTCCTTGTCGGATGGAGGGGCGGCTTCAGCGGCCCGTGCGGGCCGCCAGACGGGCCGCGACGCCCGCCGGCACGAAGGCCGAGACGTCGCCGCCCATCGCGGCGATCTGCCGGACCAGCGTGGCGGTGATGTGGCGGACGGCGGGCGAGGCCGGCAGGAAGACGGTGCGGATCGCAGGCGCCATGATGCCGTTCATGCCGGCCATCTGCATCTCGTAGTCGAGGTCCGTGCCGTCGCGCAGGCCCCGGATCAGGATCGTCGCGCCCTCATCGCGCGCCGCCGTCACCACGAGGCCCTTGAAGGCGATGACCGAGACCCGGCCCTGGTCGGCGCCGATCCCGGCGACCGCCTCGCGGATCATCGCCTCGCGCTCGGCGAAGTCGAACAGCGGCGCCTTGGCGGGGTGGACCCCGATGGCGACCGCCACGGAATCGGCGAGGTCGAGCGCCTGGGCCAGGATGTCGACGTGGCCGTTCGTGACGGGGTCGAAGGAGCCGGGATAGAGGGCCTTGCGGGTCATGAGTCTCAGTAGCGCGGCCTTCCCCGCCCCGCAAGGCATGCCGCCCGGCCCCGACTTGTTTCGTCCCGCCCCCGGATTGTTGCGTCCCGCCCCGCGGGTGTTGCGGCCTCGAAACCCGATTTCGCGAAGGACGTAAAACGGACGACACGGGAGGCCCCTATCGTCGTCGACATCAGAGATGAAGACGAGATGAACACCCCGCACCGAGACCGTTCACGACGGGCGTGATTAGGTCGGTGCCATCGAGACGCCACGGAGCCTGAGATGAGCCTCCTCAAGACCCTTCCCACGATCGCCGCCCTGGCCTGGATCGCCGGTCCGATCGTCCTCGGCGCCAGCGCCGAGACGCCGGTCGCCGCCGAGACCCCCGCGATCGTCAAGTCTGACCGCATCGCCGACGCCTTCGCGCTGTTCGACAGCGGCAAGGCCGGCCCCGAGACGGTCCGCACGATCACCGTGGAGACCCGCGACGAGGCCAACCAGACCTCGACCCTGACCCGCATCCCCGTCGTGGAGACCGCCAGCCGGTGACACGACCACCCTTTGGAGGCCGGGGCGGCACCCCACCCGCACCCCTGACCATCGCCGCCTCGGTCTCCAAGACCCCTGGAAGTCCCGCCCGCTGACCCCGGGCGTCCTTGGATCCCCCCTTCGTGGCTAGCCATCCAGCCACCACCTCGGCCGCGCTCCCTGACGAGCGCGGCCTTTTTCTTTGTGCAGCCGCTCGCCGCCGCGCCGCCTCCGCCCTACCTGCCGGCCGATGAACGCCCCGACCCGAGCCTGCACGATCCGCCTCCTCGGCCCCGGCGACCTCGAACACGTCGAGGCCCTGCTGACCGTCTTCGGCGAGGCTTTCGGCGAGCCCGAGACCTACGGCGCGGCCCGGCCGGACGCGGCCTATCTCCGGCGGCTGCTCGCGCGCGATTCGGTCATCGTCTTCGTCGCGCTGGCGGAAGGCGCCGTCGTCGGCGGCCTCGTCGCCTACGAGCTGCCGAAGATCGAGCAGGCGCGCAGCGAAATCTATCTCTACGACCTCGCGGTCGCCGAGCCCTTCCGCCGGCAGGGGATCGCCACGGCCCTGATCGAAGCTTTGCGGACCGAGGCGGCCGCCCGGGGCGCCTGGGTGATCTTCGTGCAGGCCGACTACGTCGACCCGCCCGCGATCGCGCTTTACGAGAAGCTCGGCACCCGCGAGGAGGTGCTGCACTTCGACATCCCGGTGCCCGGGCCGAAGCGCGGGCCCTGACCGCCCGGCCTCAGCCGCGCCAGCGCGCGAGCGCCAGCATGGCCCCGCCCGCCACCAGCCCCCAGAGCGCGCCGCCGATGCCGAGGAACGACACGCCCGAGGCCGTCACCACGAATGTGACGATCGCGGCCTCGAGCCGCTTCGGGTCCGCGACCGCCCCGGTCAGCGCCGCGCCCAGCGAGCCGAGGAGCGCCAGCCCCGCCACGGCCTGGATCAGGATCGGCGGCGAAGCGCCGAGGAACGCCGTCGCCGCGACCGCCGTCAGCCCGAAGCCGAGATAGGCGCAGGCCGCCACCGCCGCCGCCCACCAGCGCCGGCGCGGGTCCGAATCGGCGTCGGGCCCGGCGCAGAGCGCGGCCGTGATGGCGGCGAGGTTCAGGGCGTGGCCGCCGAAGGGGGCGACCAGGATGCTGGCGAGGCCGGTCGCCCGGAACAGGAGCCCCGGGTCCGGCCGGTAGCCGTTGACGGCCAGGATCGCGATGCCGGGGATGTTCTGCGACGCCATGGTGACGATGAAGAGCGGGATCGCGATCGCGGTCACGGCCTGGAGCGTCAGCGTCGGGGTGACCAGGATCGGATGCGGCGCAAGCGGCCCGAGGTCCGCGAGGGTCACCCGGGTGGTCGCCGCGATCAGCACGGCGGCGACGAGGACGGCGGCCGGGACGGCGAGGAGCCGGTTCACCCGCGCCACCACCGCCCAGGCGAGCACGATCGGCAGGCCGAGCGCCGCGTTCTCGGCGACGGCACGGACCGGCGCCGTGCACAGCCCGAAGAGCACGCCGCCCAGCATGGCGCTGGCGAGCGGGGTCGGGATCGCCGAGACCGCCCGCCCGAGCGGCTTCCACGTGCCGGCGAGCACGATCAGCACGCCCGAGACCAGGAAGCCCCCGACCGCCGCCGGAAACCCGCCCGCCACCGCCCCGGTCGCGACCAGGAGCGCCGCCCCCGGCGTCGACCAGGCGACCGACACCGGCATCCTGAGCCGCCAGGAGAGCATCAGCGCGAAAACCGCCTTGCCGATCAGCAGCGCCATCAACCCCGAAGCCGCCTCCGCCTGCGTCGCCCCCACCGCCATCAACCCCTGTACGGCGACCGCGAAGGAGCTCGCGAACCCCACGAAGGCGGCCAGCAGGCCGGCGGAGACGGCGGCGAGGGAGGGAAACGGGCTCGGCGGCGAGGCGGCGGCGCTTTCGGACATGGTCCTGCTTCTAGGCCAATCCGGGCGCGCCGTTAAGGTCGGGCTGCTGCGCCGTCAGAGGCTGGACGGATCGGGGGCCCAGGCCCGCTCACACCGACGGCTCAGCCGCCTCCGCGCGGTCCCGTTCCCGCTTGCGCCGCCGGTTCTCCGCACGCTGCTTCTCCCAGGCGCGGCCCTCGGTCCATTCGATCCACCAGCGGCGCGGGGCGGAGACCTCGGCGGGCCAAGTCTTGAAGGCACACCAGCCGGGGAACTGGGCCTTGACGGGGCGCAGGCCGGGGAAGAAGCGGGAGAGGCGGTTCTGCCACCACGGGGCGTCGTGCAGGCTCAGGTGGGCGTTGCGGCCGTCGAGCAGGGTCGCCCGGGCGGGCTTCATGTCGATGACGTGGATCTGGTGGCGGCCGAGCCGGGCGAGCTCGGCCAGCACCGCGTCGAGCTCGTCGTCCGGGATGTGCTCGAGCACGTCGCAGCTCATGGCGAGCTCGAACGTCTTCTCCGGGACCTTGTCGATCCCGGCGACCGCCGGGTCGAAGCGTGCCACCTCCGGGCAGCCGACCTTGGCGGCCACCCGGCTGGAGATCTCGCTGCGGCCCGCCCCGTAGTCGATCAGCGACGCCGGCCTGAGGGCCATGATGTGCGGCAGGATCGTCGCCATGTGGCGGCCGCCGAAGCCGTACTGGGTGGCATGCAGGTGCCGGTAGTCCTCGACGTACTTGCGTTCCATCACGACCTCGATGCGGACAGGGCCGGCGGACGCGGCCGGATCGGCGGCTGACGCGCCGCCGAGGACGGGCGGGGCTCAGCCCTCGCCGCCGCCGTCGTCCCCGGGACCGTCCTCGCCGTCGCCCTCGCCGGGGCCGCCGTCGCCGGGGCCGTCCGGACCCTGGCCGCCGGCTTCGATCTCGGCGTCGTCCTCGTCCTCGCGCACCCGCTCCACGGAGACGACCTTCTCGTCGGCCGCCGTGTTGAACACGATGACGCCCTGGGTGGAGCGGCCGGCGATGCGGATGCCCTCGACCGGGCAGCGGATGAGCTGGCCGGCATCGGTGACCAGCATGATCTGGTCGCCATGGTCGATGGGGAAGCTCGCCACCAGCGGACCGTTGCGCGGCGTGACCGCCATGGCGACGATGCCCTTTCCGCCCCGGCCCGTGATCCGGTACTCGAAGGACGAGGTCCGCTTGCCGTAGCCGTTCTCGGAGACGGTCAGGATGAACTGCTCGGCCGCGCTCATCTCGACATAGCGGCGCTCGCCGAGCACCAGGGCGCCGTTGGTCTCCTCGCCCTCGCCGTCCGACCCGTTCGCGTCCGCTTCGGTTTCCCCGCGCAGCGCCCGGCTCCGCTTCAGATAGGCGAGCCGCTCGTCCGACGAGGCCTCGAAGTGGCGGATGATCGTCATCGAAATCACCCGGTCCTCGTCGGCGAGCGCGATGCCGCGCACGCCCATCGAGTCGCGGCCCTTGAAGACGCGGACGTCGGTGACGGGGAAGCGGATGCACTGGCCGAGCGCCGTGGTGATCAGCACGTCGTCGGTCTCGGTCGCCGTCTCGACGGAGACGATGCCCTCGCCCTCCTCGAGCTTCATGGCGATCTTGCCGTTCCGGTTCACCTGGACGAAGTCGGAGAGCTTGTTGCGCCGGATGGTGCCCTTGGTGGTGGCGAACATCACGTCGCGGCTTTCCCAGGTCGATTCGTCCTCCGGCAGGGGCAGGATCGAGGTGATCCGCTCGCCCTCGGACAAGGGCAGGATGTTGATCAGCGCCTTGCCGCGCGCCTGCGGGGCCGCGAGCGGCAGCCGCCAGACCTTGGTCTTGTAGGCGATGCCCTTCGAGGAGAAGAACAGGATCGGCACGTGGGTGTTGGCCACGAAGAGGCGGGTGACGAAATCCTCGTCCTTCATGGCGACGCCCGAGCGGCCCTTGCCGCCGCGCCGCTGCGCCCGGTAGGTGGACAGCGGCACGCGCTTGATCCAGCCGGCATGCGTGACGGTGACGACCATGTCCTCGCGTTGGATCAGGTCCTCGTCGTCGACCTCACCGTCGAGCTCGAGGATCTCGGTGCGGCGCGGCGTGGCGAACTCGGCCCGGATGGCGCCGAGCTCGTCCTTGATGATGGTCAGGATGCGGGCACGCGAGCGCAGGATGTCGAGATAGTCCTCGATCTCGCGGGCGAGCTTCTCCAGTTCCTCGGCGATCTCGTCGCGGCCCAGCGCGGTCAGGCGGGCGAGGCGCAGCTCGAGGATCGCGCGCGCCTGCTCGTCGGAGAGCCGGTAGGTCGTCCCGTCCGGGTTCAGCGTGTGGCGCGGGTCGGCGATCAGCGCGATCAGCGGCGCCATGTCCTTGGCGGGCCAGTCGCGGCCCATCAGCCCGGCCTTGGCGGTCGCCGGGTCGGGCGCATAGCGGATGAGGCGGATCACCTCGTCGATGTTGGCAACCGCGATGGCGAGGCCGACCAGCACATGGGCGCGGTCGCGCGCCTTGTTGAGCAGGAAGCGCGTGCGCCGTCCGATGACCTCCTCGCGGAACGCCACGAAGGCCTGCAGCATGTCGCGGACGGTCATCAGCTCCGGCTTGCCGCCGTTCAGCGCCACCATATTGGCGCCGAAGGTCGATTGCAGGGCCGTGAACTTGTAGATCTGGTTCAGCACGACTTCGGGGACCGCGTCCCGTCGCACCTCGATCACCACCCGGTAGCCGTCCCGGTCGGACTCGTCGCGCACCTCCGCGATGCCCTCGATGCGCTTCTCGCGCACGAGCTCGCCGATGCGCTCGACCATCGAGGCCTTGTTCACCTGATACGGGATCTCGTTGATGATGATGGCCTCGCGGCCGCCCCGCACGGTCTCGAACTTGACCCGGCCGCGCATCGTGATGGAGCCGCGGCCCGTGTGGTAGGCGGAGCGGATGCCGGACCGGCCGAGGATGATGCCGCCGGTCGGGAAGTCGGGCCCGGGGATGATCTCGATCAGGTCGTCGATGCCCATGTCGGGCCGGTCGATCAGCGCGATGGCGGCGTCGATGACCTCGCCGAGATTGTGCGGCGGGATGTTGGTCGCCATGCCGACCGCGATGCCGCCGGCGCCGTTCACGAGCAGGTTCGGGAAGCGCGCCGGCAGGACGGTCGGCTCGCGCTCCGAATTGTCGTAGTTCGGCTGGAAGTCGACCGTGTCCTTGTCGAGGTCCTCGAGCAGGCTGTGGGCGATCTTCTTGAGGCGGACCTCGGTGTACCGCATGGCCGCCGGCTGGTCGCCGTCGACCGAGCCGAAGTTGCCCTGGCCGTCGACCAGGGGCACCCGCATGGCGAAGTCCTGCGCCATGCGCACGAGCGCGTCGTAGACCGACTGGTCGCCGTGCGGGTGGTACTTGCCGATCACGTCGCCGACGACGCGGGCCGACTTGCGGTACGCCTTGTTCCAGTCGTAGCCGTTCTCGTGCATCGAATAAAGGATGCGGCGATGCACCGGCTTCAGGCCGTCGCGCACGTCCGGCAGGGCGCGGCTCACGATCACGCTCATGGCGTAGTCGAGATAACTGCGCCGCATCTCGTCGGCGATGTTGATCGGCTTGATGTCCGACGGCGGTGTCCCGCCGGCGCCCGGCTTGTCGTTGTCGGCCAAGTCTCGTCTCTTCACTCGGGCGGCGCTGCCGCCGGGGTCGGGGGCCCCTCTATAGGCGATTCCGTGCGCGGGCGCCAATTCGCAGGGACGTCACTCTGGATTCCGGGCGCGCCCGCACGTGCCTGCGCGCGAGGAGGGTGAACCGGACCCGCGTGGCGCATTCA carries:
- the gyrA gene encoding DNA gyrase subunit A, encoding MRRSYLDYAMSVIVSRALPDVRDGLKPVHRRILYSMHENGYDWNKAYRKSARVVGDVIGKYHPHGDQSVYDALVRMAQDFAMRVPLVDGQGNFGSVDGDQPAAMRYTEVRLKKIAHSLLEDLDKDTVDFQPNYDNSEREPTVLPARFPNLLVNGAGGIAVGMATNIPPHNLGEVIDAAIALIDRPDMGIDDLIEIIPGPDFPTGGIILGRSGIRSAYHTGRGSITMRGRVKFETVRGGREAIIINEIPYQVNKASMVERIGELVREKRIEGIAEVRDESDRDGYRVVIEVRRDAVPEVVLNQIYKFTALQSTFGANMVALNGGKPELMTVRDMLQAFVAFREEVIGRRTRFLLNKARDRAHVLVGLAIAVANIDEVIRLIRYAPDPATAKAGLMGRDWPAKDMAPLIALIADPRHTLNPDGTTYRLSDEQARAILELRLARLTALGRDEIAEELEKLAREIEDYLDILRSRARILTIIKDELGAIRAEFATPRRTEILELDGEVDDEDLIQREDMVVTVTHAGWIKRVPLSTYRAQRRGGKGRSGVAMKDEDFVTRLFVANTHVPILFFSSKGIAYKTKVWRLPLAAPQARGKALINILPLSEGERITSILPLPEDESTWESRDVMFATTKGTIRRNKLSDFVQVNRNGKIAMKLEEGEGIVSVETATETDDVLITTALGQCIRFPVTDVRVFKGRDSMGVRGIALADEDRVISMTIIRHFEASSDERLAYLKRSRALRGETEADANGSDGEGEETNGALVLGERRYVEMSAAEQFILTVSENGYGKRTSSFEYRITGRGGKGIVAMAVTPRNGPLVASFPIDHGDQIMLVTDAGQLIRCPVEGIRIAGRSTQGVIVFNTAADEKVVSVERVREDEDDAEIEAGGQGPDGPGDGGPGEGDGEDGPGDDGGGEG